The Streptomyces sp. NBC_01142 genomic interval CCAGGGCGAATTCGAACTCGAACTGGTCGTCGCAGCCGCCACCGACCGTGGAACCCCCGTCGTGTGCGGCCGTTGCGGCCAGTTCCGCGATGTGCGGGTAGCGCGCCGCCAGCCCGGGGTCCGGCGGGCCGGAGGGGCCCGAGGTGTCGAACAGTTCCTGGCTGAAGCCGAGCAGGCGGCTGCCCATCGCGTGCATGACGTGGTGCGTGAGGTCGGCGGAGAGGCCGCCGTCCCGGAAGCTGCCGGCCATCGAGTCCAGGTACGCCAGCACGGCCGGGGTGGGGCCGGTCCGCGACTCGATGACCCGGGCCGCCCAGGGGTGGCGCAGCAGGACCCGCCGGGCCGAGAGGATCCGCCCGCGGACCACGCGCTGCCAGTCGGGGCCCGCGGTCGGCGGGTCGATCTCGCCGACGACGGCGTCGGCCATGCCGTCGAGCAGCTCCTCCTTGTTGGCCACGTGCTTGTAGAGGGCCATCGGTACGACATCCAGCTCCTGCGCGAGCCTGCGCATGCTGAGCGCGTCGATGCCGGTGGCATCGGCGAGCGCGACGGCGGCGCGCAGGACGCGGTCCCTGTTCAGGGGGATCCGTTGCGTGTGCGTGGCTTCCTGCCGGGTCATTCCGGTTCGGCCCCTTCCCTCCTCGACAGCGCCCTCTCCTTGACGAGTGTACGTCGTACACCTATGATCGCTGCCAGGTGTACGGCGTACACCACCATCGAGCGAGGGGTACCGAGAAGATGAGTCCGGACCGGAGAACCGCGGTGGCCGCCGGGTCGCTGTTCCTGCTGACCGAGGCCGCCGCGATAGCCGGGGCGGTTCTGTACCGCCCCCTGCTGGGCGCGGCGGACGGCCGGCTCGCGCAGGGCGCTGACACACGGGCGCTGCTCGGGGTGCTCTGCGAGGTGGTGCTGGTGGTGGCGGTGGCCGGTACCGGGGCGGCGCTGTTCCCCGTCCTGCGGCGCCACGGCGAGGGGCTCGCGCTCGGGTACGCCTTCGGGCGGCTGCTGGAGGCGGCCGTCATCGCCCTCGGGATCGTCGCCGTCCTGGCGCTCGTCACCCTGCGGCGGGACGCGGGGGCGGCGGACGGCGCCGACGTCGCGCTGGCGGCCGTGCACGACTGGACGTTCCTGCTCGGGCCCAACATCGCCCTCGGCCTGAACACCGTCCTGCTTGCGTACCTGGCGTACCGCGCACGGCTCGTGCCGCGCTTCATCGCCGTGCTCGGGCTGGTCGGCGGGCCGCTGATCTGCGCCTCGGCCGTCGCCGTGATGTTCGGGGCCTACGCGCAGCTCTCCGTGGCGGGGGCGGCCGCCGCGCTCCCGGTGTTCGCCTGGGAGCTGGGGCTGGCCGGGTGGCTGATCGTCAGGGGGTTCGGGCCCGGCTCAGGCGCCGCGTCCCGGGCAGACGGAGAAGTGGCTGACCCGGCCGGTGTCCGTCGGTGAGGCCGACCCGAGCTTGACGGCGGTGCAGTCCGCTACGAAGCGACCGTGCTGATCGCAGCCATCAACGAATGGCTGTGACCAGCACTTTCGCAACAGACCCTAACTTGATCTTTAACGTCCGGCGTCGAATGGTGCGTCGAACTTGATCACTCGGTTCGGTAACCGGCGTACACGGAGGCGGCCTTCGTCTGAACATGTGCTCCGACCAAGGAACACACACGTCCAGCACGAAGGCCGTGAGGATGAGTCTGCTGCATCGCGATGCCCGGCGAGAGCCGTTGGCGGAACTGTCATGCTTCCGGCCCTGTCTCACATTCGGTGGTGACGAAGGGTGAGATCATCCGAGGAGGATGCGGTGGCGGAGGAGGGTGAAGCCTGCCCGGCCGTGCATCTGCCGCGCGATCAGTTTGGTCTTGGTGTTGACGCCCTCGGTGGGTCCGTTGCTGTACGGGAGTGTGAACGCGGCGATCACAGCGTCGCGGTCTCGTTCCAGACCTCGGGTGAAGGCGTGCAGATGCGGCAGATCGGCTGTGCGGACCTGGGTGATCCAGAGTTCGAGCGCGTCGGCATTTCCTGGGTGAGGCTTCAGGAGCTGGGCGAAGGTCCGGATACAGGCGGACAGTTGAGTCGTTTCGGGGCAGGCGGCCGTGAGCCGGGCCAGGAGGTGTCGGTGCTCGGCCTTGAGGTTGTCGGGCCTGGTGAGCAGCATTCGGGCGAATCTGCGCGGCGAGATGTGGCTGCGGTCGGCGTCCGCGCGGCCTTGGTTGATGTACTTGTGCAGAAGGTTGAGACAGCCCGTGAACCCGAGGGCTTTGATCTCTTCGAAGAGGTGCAGGACGGGGACGGCGGGGTCCTCAGCCCGGCGTTTGCGCAGGTGCTCGCGGTAGGGATCGACGAGACTGGCACGGTACTTGGGGACGCGGAGCATCCGTTCGGGCTGGTCGGCGCGGGCGTAGCGTTTGACGGTGTTCAGGGCCAGTTGCAGTCGGCGGGCGCATTCGAGCAGGCCCACGCCCGCCTCGAGCAGGTCGTGGACCTGGTGCCAGCGTTCCAGGGTCGTCTGTGCACGCGGCCCCGCATACAGGGGCGCGTCCGGCACGGTAGCCCAGCAGCTGCTGTGGGCCTTGACCTCGCTCAGGGCGGCTTCGCACAGGTTGTGCCACAGGTGCCAGCGATCACCAACTTGCACCGCGTCGGGCAGGGCGCGGCGGATAGCCTCGGCGTAGGTCGCGGAGCCGTCACGGCACACGACCTCGATGCCCGGATGCTCACGCAGCCAGGCTTCCAGGGTGTCGGCCGTGCGGTCGGGCAGCACGTCGATCCGTTCATGGGTCTCGGCGTCGATCACCACGGTGGCATAGCGGTGCCGCCGGCGCAGGGCGAAGTCGTCGACCCCGATCACGCGGGGCGCCCGCCCGGTGGGCAACGGGATGCGCAACAGGGCGCGCAGGGCAGTGTGACGCGACAGTCCCATGGCAAGTATCGCCAGCAGCCGTGCCCCCGCCCGGCCTGCTAACTCCTTGACCACAGCCTTGATTTGCCTGGTCAGACGGGTCGTGCGTCGCTGGTAACGCTCCAGCACCCCGGGCACCTGCTCGCGGAAGGTCTGCCGGCAGCCGCGCGTGGGACATACCAAGCGTCGCACCCGCACCCGCACCACCACCCGCCGTCCGTCGACCGGCACGTCGGCCACCGTCCGCAGGTGAGATCCGTGCACCCGCCCCGACGACGCGCCGCACACCGGACAGACCGCGGTGCCCTGCGGAGTCCGTGCCCGCACCAGAATCCGCTCGCCCTCGTCGGTCACCTCCTCGATGACCAGCGGCGACAGCCCCGAAAACACCACATCCACAAGCTCGTTGACATTCCGCACGTCATGTCAACGACAAGCCAGCACGCTCTGTCACCACCGAATGTGAGACAGGGCCATGCTTCCGGGGCGAGTTCTACTCCTGTCTCACCGCTCGTTCGGACGCGTTGTTCGAGCTGGCTGACGCGGTTCTGTGCGGTGACGGGCCGGTGAGGTCTCTGGCCGAGCTGTCGCTGGTGGGCGAGCATCGCCGCGGTCATGGCGGGCTCTACGCGGCTGTGGCTCATGGACGGGTCGATACCGGCCGGCTGCGGCGGGCACTGGCTGCAGTGCCATTGCCGCGGGCCGACGACGGCCGACTGGTCCTGGCCGTCGACGTCACCTGCTGGCTGCGGCCCGACGCACACACCTCACCGCAGCGGATCCTGTGTCACACCTACGGACGGGGCAAAGACCAGCACATCCCTGTCCCCGGCTGGCCGTACTCGATCATCTGCGCGCTCGAGCCAGGCCGCAGCTCGTGGACCGCACCCTTGGACGCGCTCCGCCTGGCGCCTGGCGACGATGCTGCCACCGTCACCTCCCGACAGCTTCGCGATCTCCTTGAGCGACTGATCACCGCGGAACAGTGGCAGACCGGGGACCCGGACATCCTCATCATCGCGGACGCCGGATACGACGCACCACGCCTCGCGTTCCTGCTCAGGGACCTGCCGGTCCAGGTGCTGGCCCGGATGCGCTCGGACCGCGTCCTGCGCAGGGCTGTCCCGCCCGGCAGCCGCACACGCAGGGCCGCCCTCCCCGGCATGGACGTGAGTTCGTGTTCGGGCAGCCCGAGACCTGGGGCACCCCGGACACCGAAACCGTCACTGACACCCGCCTTTACGGCACTGCCATCGCCCGCTCCTGGGACCGGCTCCATCCCAAGCTGACCCACCGCTCCTCGTGGGCCGCGGCGGACGGCACCCTCCCGATCGTGGAGGGGACGGTGATCCGCCTGGACATCGACCACCTGCCCAGCGGAGCAACCCCGAGGCCGGTCTGGCTGTGGTGGTCAGGCACCGACGCCACCCCAACAGATGCCGATCGCCTCTGGCAGGCATACCTGCGGCGCTTCGACATTGAGCACACCTTCCGCCTGTTCAAACAGACTCTCGGCTGGACCTGCCCGAAGATCCGCACTCCAGAGGCGGCGGACCGCTGGACCTGGCTGATCCTCGCTGCCTACACCCAACTGCGTCTCGCCCGTCCGCTTGCCGCCGACCTGCGTCGCCCCTGGGAGAAGCCGAGTTCCCCGGACAGACTCACCCCCGCCCGTGTCCGCCGCGACTTCCGGCACATCCGCCCGAAGACCGAGAGGCTGTCGCACGGCTCCTGCCCGGTGAAGGTCAAGAGTGCTTCTTGGGCGTGTGGTTGATGAGCTTGTTGAGGTTGTGCACCGTGCCGAGGAGCTTGATCTCGGCGTCCACCGCCTGGCGGCCGCGGTAGTTGAGGTGCCGTCCGAAGCGTTGGAAGATCTGGGCGAATCCCGGCTCGACCAGGGCACTGCGTTGACGGTACTGGGCCCGTCCTGTTGGGGTGGCGAGGCGGGCCGCCATGTCCTGCTGGCCGGCAGGGGCCTGCTGACGTTTCGCGGGAAAGCCTGCCTGGTCGGCATCGCTGGTGACCGAGACCAGTAGCGGGAGGTCGGCGAGGGCCTCGAAGGACGCGGCGGAAGCGTACCCGCTGTCGGCGAGCCAGAGTTGGATGTCGCCGGGGAGCCGTGCGGCCTGGTGATTGTGCTGGGTCTTCTTCACCATCGGAACGAGGGCCGTCCTGTCCGAGGGATTGTCGTGCGCTTCGATGGCCAGCAAGAATTGACGGCGGGCGCACACGATCTGGATGTTGTATCCCTGCAGGTAGCCGCCGCGTTTGCCGGGAATCAGCCGGGAGTCGGGATCGCTCAGGCAGGAACGGGACTCCGGGGAGGGGGCCGGTCGGGGTGTGCGGGCCCGCTCCAGCCAGGCCCGCATCTTCACCAGTCGCGTTCGCTGGCGAACGAGGACGGTCTTGTGCTCCATCGGGACCGGCGGCCGTCCGTTCGCTCCACGACGTCCTGCCGCCCGGTCCTCTCGGACGCGGAGCTCGTACTTCTTCAGCTTCTCCTGGTGAGCCTCGGTCTCGGCGGCCAGGCGCTTCTCCGCGCGGGCCACCATCCGCTCGGCGGCTTCGACCTTGATCCGGATCTCGGTGGGTGAAGGCATAGCCCGTTCATGCAGTCTGTCCCTGGCCAAGTGGGCCCGGGTGAGCCGGTCGCACAGCCGGGACAGGCGAGGCCAGTTGTCGCACGCGTCCTCGCCATCTCCCTGTGCTGCCGAGTCATCGGCCTCGACGCTCAGCGCGTGGTCGACTACATCCTCCATCAACGCGTGGATCTCTTTCTCGTACTGGGAGATGGTCTCCTCCAGGCGCTGGAGCCGCTGGTTGGCGTCGCGTGAGGCGTTCGCCTCCATCGGTGAGCCGTCCACGGCCACCGCCGAAAGATCGACCAGGCCACGTCGGCCGCACAGCGACAACACCTGCACGAACAGTGAGTTCAAGGCGGCACGGTGGCGTCGTACGAACCGCGCGACGGTGGAGTGGTCCACTCGGCGGTTCGCGGTGATGATTCGGCAGCCCACGTCGTCCCAGCAAGCCTGCTCGATGCGACGGGAGGAACGCACTCCCTTGCTGTAGCAGTACAGGAGCAGCGCAATCAGGCTCGCGGGAGGGTAGGCCACCCCGCCCCGCCCGTCGTCACGGTAGCTGTTCTCGAACGCCGACAGGTCAAGTAGCTCGACGACGTCGAGCACCTTCCAGCACAGGTGCTCGGGCGGCAGCCACTCCCGGACATCCCGCGGCATCTCAAGATCACGTTCACGGTCGCACGACCAGAAGTTCCGCCCCACCAGCCAAGATTCCGACGCCTCCTGGATCCTCGGAACCGAACAACGAATCGCTCTTGACCTTCACCGGGCAGGAGCCGTGCGACAGCCTCCCGACTGCCCAGCCAGAGCACCGAAACCAACCCGAGCCGGCCCCGGACGACCACCAGGCCGCAAGAACACTCGCCCCACCCCACGCCACGACGTGCACACACCACGCAAGACGCAGCCAGCGAAAGGGTCAACGAAGAAGTCAACTACCCCACGGCCCCACCGCACAGGTTAAAGATCAAGCTAACGGACGTCAGGTCACCTATCCTCGACGGCGAGCGACTTCTGCAAGCGGGCGCGAGCTCGGAAGAGATGGACGTGGACGGTGCTTGCAGCAACACCGAGAAGATCGCCAATCTCGTCTGCGTGATGGCCAGTTGCCGTGAGTAGGAGAACTGATCGCTGCCGGGCCGGCATTCTGGCGACAGCCGACTTGATCAACTCCATCAGGTTGATGGAGTCGTAGTCTTCCTCCGCTTCCGGAGCAAGTCCCTCAAGCATCTCGCGATCAACGGAGGCCTCATAGGTCCGACTGCGCAGCACGTCAACGGCAAGACTGCGGGCCACCTTCGTGACGTAGGCACGGGGTGCGATCGGGGGCTGCAGAAACGAATCCACCAGCCTCATCCCCCTCACCGTGGCAGAGATCCGAAGGCTCCTGGCAACTCTCCTCCCCACCCCAGGACCACCCCGCGACGCCTGCGCCCACGCGCTGATGTGGTCCCACTGGCGCAGACGCCACCAAGCCACCGCCAAACGCAGCCACTACCGAAGAAGAACCAGCCCAGGACACGAAATCCCGCTGGAGTACCAAGTCCGGATTAGAGACGGTGGTCCTGGAGAGGGACCGGGCGCCGAGTTGATCACTCCCGCGCAGCCAGGCGCTTCTGCAGACGGGCGTGGCGGAACTGGTAGACGGGCCCGGTGGCACGGAGGAGGTTGCGGCGGCGCGCGTCTTCGAGGAAGCCCATCAGACGTACCGGGGTGCCTTCCTCTGTCGAGAGCTGTACGGCGGTGAGGGCGGTGGCGACGGCGAGGTTGCCGACCGGTCCGGTCATGACGCCGACCACCAGCGCCGTCGAGACCCCACTCACCAAACCGGTCCCGAGCCCGACCCACCAGGCGAGGAGAGGCGCTGTGAGCAGTGCCGCCGCGAGTCCGGTGAGCAGGCCGAGGACCAGACGCAGTCCGATGTGGTGCCGCCAGGCCTCGCGCGGACCGATCGAGCGGGTGTCCGCCACGGGAGGGCGGCTGTAGAACTCCCGCACATCGTCGTACCAGGAGCCCGCCCCGGCGGACAGGAACGGTGTCCCGGCCACGATCCGGTACCCGCGGCCCGTCACCAGCGCCCCAGTGAACCCCAGCGGCAGTGTGGTGAGGTAGCAGAGCCAGGCGGGTGGCGTGTTGTTGCCCGGGAGCAGTGGACTGGTCAGGGTCGCCAAGGTGCCCGTCGCTAGCCATTCCACCACCCCCGACACCACCGCTCCGCGAGTGAAGATGTCCCGCCAACCTGCGCTCTCCAGCGTGTCCCGCCATCCCGCGCTTTCCAGCCGCTGCGGATCGCTGAGCTCCGTGAAGCGGTCGCCGGCCGCCCACCCTCCAACGAGTGCGGAGGGGATGCCGATCAGCCAGGTGTACACGGAGTGCGTCAGCATCCAGACCAGGACGATGCTGGGCACCCCGCATACCACTGTGACCGCCGCCCATACGGCGAGCGCCCGCGGACGGGGGTGCGTCCAGCCGGGGATGTGCCACCACGGCAGGTCGTAGCTGTTGTCCTGGCTGAGCCGCCGGGCGATGTACCGCAGGGTCCGCTCGGCGGTCTCGGGGGACCACCGGGGGCGGTCTCCCGGCCGTGGGGTGTAGGCGGCGACGACGGCGCAGTCGAGCAGGTGGTCCTCGATCGCCTCGCGGGTGGCGAACCGGCTGTCGTCGAGCAGTTCGTCGACCGGGCCGCCGTCGGCGTAGACGTCGCGCACCAAGGTGACTGCCAGCGGACTGGCCAGTGCCTTGGCCACCGCGCTCTCGGGTTCGTGCAGAAGGCGCTCGGTGAGTGCTCGCCACGCGGGTGGTGGCTGCTCGCGAAACTTGTCGAGCAGATACTCGGCTGCGTCGGACGGGACGAGGGGCAGGATCTCCAGAGCCACCGCACCGCCCAAGCCCGCCCACTTCGCCGTCAGCACGGCCTCCTTGGCCCGGGAGATCAGGATCAGCCGGAACGGCGCCTGCTCCAGCGCGCTCACCATGGCATTCCGCAGCTTGCCGCCGACCTCGTCCAGACCGTCCAGGAACAGCGCGATTCGGCCCGACTTGAGCAGTCGCCGGGCCCGCTCGCGCCCGCCCCGACCCTGGAACAGGGTGTATTGGCGGGAGAGCCAGCCCGCCGCCCACTCCGTCGGGCTCTCCCGGGCCGGATCCCAGCCGTCTAAGGTCAGCAGTACCGGAACCGGA includes:
- a CDS encoding RNA polymerase sigma factor, whose protein sequence is MRLVDSFLQPPIAPRAYVTKVARSLAVDVLRSRTYEASVDREMLEGLAPEAEEDYDSINLMELIKSAVARMPARQRSVLLLTATGHHADEIGDLLGVAASTVHVHLFRARARLQKSLAVEDR
- a CDS encoding ISL3 family transposase, producing MFSGLSPLVIEEVTDEGERILVRARTPQGTAVCPVCGASSGRVHGSHLRTVADVPVDGRRVVVRVRVRRLVCPTRGCRQTFREQVPGVLERYQRRTTRLTRQIKAVVKELAGRAGARLLAILAMGLSRHTALRALLRIPLPTGRAPRVIGVDDFALRRRHRYATVVIDAETHERIDVLPDRTADTLEAWLREHPGIEVVCRDGSATYAEAIRRALPDAVQVGDRWHLWHNLCEAALSEVKAHSSCWATVPDAPLYAGPRAQTTLERWHQVHDLLEAGVGLLECARRLQLALNTVKRYARADQPERMLRVPKYRASLVDPYREHLRKRRAEDPAVPVLHLFEEIKALGFTGCLNLLHKYINQGRADADRSHISPRRFARMLLTRPDNLKAEHRHLLARLTAACPETTQLSACIRTFAQLLKPHPGNADALELWITQVRTADLPHLHAFTRGLERDRDAVIAAFTLPYSNGPTEGVNTKTKLIARQMHGRAGFTLLRHRILLG
- a CDS encoding TetR/AcrR family transcriptional regulator C-terminal domain-containing protein, which codes for MTRQEATHTQRIPLNRDRVLRAAVALADATGIDALSMRRLAQELDVVPMALYKHVANKEELLDGMADAVVGEIDPPTAGPDWQRVVRGRILSARRVLLRHPWAARVIESRTGPTPAVLAYLDSMAGSFRDGGLSADLTHHVMHAMGSRLLGFSQELFDTSGPSGPPDPGLAARYPHIAELAATAAHDGGSTVGGGCDDQFEFEFALDLLLDGFESLRRQGWTSARRRSGCGGLI
- a CDS encoding transposase, whose product is MPRDVREWLPPEHLCWKVLDVVELLDLSAFENSYRDDGRGGVAYPPASLIALLLYCYSKGVRSSRRIEQACWDDVGCRIITANRRVDHSTVARFVRRHRAALNSLFVQVLSLCGRRGLVDLSAVAVDGSPMEANASRDANQRLQRLEETISQYEKEIHALMEDVVDHALSVEADDSAAQGDGEDACDNWPRLSRLCDRLTRAHLARDRLHERAMPSPTEIRIKVEAAERMVARAEKRLAAETEAHQEKLKKYELRVREDRAAGRRGANGRPPVPMEHKTVLVRQRTRLVKMRAWLERARTPRPAPSPESRSCLSDPDSRLIPGKRGGYLQGYNIQIVCARRQFLLAIEAHDNPSDRTALVPMVKKTQHNHQAARLPGDIQLWLADSGYASAASFEALADLPLLVSVTSDADQAGFPAKRQQAPAGQQDMAARLATPTGRAQYRQRSALVEPGFAQIFQRFGRHLNYRGRQAVDAEIKLLGTVHNLNKLINHTPKKHS
- a CDS encoding DUF4386 domain-containing protein → MSPDRRTAVAAGSLFLLTEAAAIAGAVLYRPLLGAADGRLAQGADTRALLGVLCEVVLVVAVAGTGAALFPVLRRHGEGLALGYAFGRLLEAAVIALGIVAVLALVTLRRDAGAADGADVALAAVHDWTFLLGPNIALGLNTVLLAYLAYRARLVPRFIAVLGLVGGPLICASAVAVMFGAYAQLSVAGAAAALPVFAWELGLAGWLIVRGFGPGSGAASRADGEVADPAGVRR